In Candidatus Binatia bacterium, one DNA window encodes the following:
- a CDS encoding Uma2 family endonuclease translates to MVSQTVFRSDETFTQESFRLWLDERPASDLNHYELLNGRIVMTPPAGWPHGRLDATLVRIIGTHVDSTKSGLVLGSSAGYDLPSGDTVEPDVSYIAQARFDAGPPPQRGRFLRIVPTLVIEILSPATARRDRTEKRAIYARNGIDEYWLVDPDRRCITVCTLAAGTYDDGRTFKAGPVRSSVLPDLAVNVEDVCTPA, encoded by the coding sequence ATGGTGTCACAGACCGTCTTCCGCTCCGACGAGACCTTCACCCAGGAGTCGTTCCGCCTCTGGCTGGACGAGCGGCCGGCGTCCGACCTCAACCACTACGAGTTGCTCAACGGGCGTATCGTCATGACCCCGCCGGCAGGATGGCCCCACGGGCGCCTCGATGCCACCCTCGTTCGCATCATCGGCACGCACGTCGACTCGACGAAGTCCGGCCTCGTCCTCGGCTCCAGCGCCGGCTACGACCTGCCCTCCGGCGACACCGTCGAACCTGACGTCTCGTACATCGCGCAAGCGCGTTTCGACGCCGGCCCGCCGCCGCAGCGCGGGCGGTTTCTGCGCATCGTGCCGACGCTGGTCATCGAGATCCTCTCGCCGGCAACGGCCAGGCGCGACCGCACCGAGAAGCGCGCCATCTACGCCCGCAACGGCATCGACGAGTACTGGCTCGTCGACCCGGACCGGCGGTGCATCACGGTCTGCACGCTCGCCGCCGGCACGTACGATGACGGCCGGACATTCAAGGCCGGGCCGGTGCGATCGAGCGTCCTGCCCGACCTCGCCGTCAACGTCGAGGACGTGTGCACACCGGCTTGA